One window of the Triticum dicoccoides isolate Atlit2015 ecotype Zavitan chromosome 3B, WEW_v2.0, whole genome shotgun sequence genome contains the following:
- the LOC119277282 gene encoding uncharacterized protein LOC119277282, with translation MELATRDLAALGAADLVRVSAAIPRAAPRTFALLTACLVFPLSFAVLAHSLFTHPILRRIRTSDYTATSAQWVALFAYQFLYLIFLFTFSLLSTAAAVFTVASLYAAKPASIASSLSALPPILPRLLRTFLWVSLLMLAYHVGFVITVVLLILLFDPPMTASTPSPLSFLLALLAVAFLFLAIHVYISALWHLASVISVLEPLCGLAAMSKSKQLLQGRTRTAAVLVFSYFAICGLITGMFRSAVVKARGEEGSLDMSLAGRIGVGALLVSVLVCVNLLGLLAQSVFYYACKAYHNQEIDRTALYEHLGGYLGEYVPLKSNIQMENL, from the coding sequence ATGGAGCTGGCGACGCGCGATCTCGCGGCGCTCGGCGCGGCGGACCTGGTGCGGGTCTCCGCGGCGATCCCGCGCGCCGCGCCGCGCACCTTCGCGCTGCTCACCGCCTGCCTCGTCTTCCCGCTCTCCTTCGCCGTGCTCGCGCACTCCCTCTTCACCCACCCCATCCTCCGCCGCATCCGGACCTCCGACTACACCGCCACCTCCGCGCAGTGGGTCGCCCTCTTCGCCTACCAGTTCCTCTACCTCATCTTCCTCTTCACCTTCTCGCtcctctccaccgccgccgccgtcttcaCCGTCGCCTCCCTCTACGCCGCCAAGCCGGCCTCCATCGCCTCCTCGCTCTCCGCGCTGCCGCCCATCCTGCCCCGCCTCCTCCGCACCTTCCTCTGGGTCTCGCTCCTCATGCTCGCCTACCACGTCGGCTTCGTCATCACCgtcgtcctcctcatcctcctcttcgACCCGCCCATGACCGCCTCCACCCCGTCCCCGCTCTccttcctcctcgccctcctcgccGTCGCCTTCCTCTTCCTCGCCATCCACGTCTACATCTCCGCGCTCTGGCACCTCGCCAGCGTCATCTCCGTGCTCGAGCCCCTCTGCGGCCTCGCCGCCATGTCCAAGAGCAAGCAGCTCCTTCAGGGCCGCACTCGCACGGCCGCCGTCCTCGTTTTCTCCTACTTCGCCATCTGCGGGCTCATCACGGGGATGTTCCGTTCGGCTGTCGTCAAGGCGCGGGGCGAGGAGGGGAGCCTCGACATGAGCTTGGCCGGCCGGATAGGCGTCGGCGCTCTGCTCGTCTCTGTTCTCGTCTGTGTCAATCTCTTGGGGCTGCTCGCGCAGAGCGTCTTCTACTACGCCTGCAAGGCCTACCACAACCAGGAGATCGACAGGACCGCGCTGTACGAGCACCTCGGCGGCTACCTTGGCGAGTACGTGCCGCTCAAGAGCAATATCCAGATGGAGAACCTGTGA